The window TATGTTGCTCAATGAGCGTATCATAAAGGACCACTTTTTTTCGTTTTCCAAATCCAGAAAAGAATGCATTGGCTTTTGATGACCTTTTACTCCCATCAATCACGAAAAGATTTTCTAAAGGGAAGTTTACTTTTGCTGTATAAGCTATAAGCTTTTCCTTAAGCTCACCACTTTGCAGCGGGGTGAGCTTGTTGAAAATTGGAAGAATCCATGCGGTATAGAATAGATTCACAAATACCATGAAAATAGACGCCAAGATCCAAAATTGCCACCAAAAACCTTTCCCAATCTGATGGATAAGCCATAGCAGTAAAGCTAACAACCCACCACCGACCACAATGGAAAGTACGTAGCCTTTCAACTTATCTGTAAAAAATGTCGCCCTATTTGACTTGTTGAAGCCAAAATGCTCTTCAATTCTAAAAGTATGGTAATAATCAAAAGGAATAGAAATCAAGTCAGAACCGATAAAAATCACTGCAAAGTAAATCAATGATAAGAAGATCGGATTCTCAACAAACCCGCTTAACCAGCTATCTATCCATCCAAAAACTCCAAAATAGATCATCAAGATAGTAAGTACAAAGCTGAAAGTTCCTGAAATCAAGCCAAAACGAAAATTAGCCTTTTGATATAATTTTGCACGCTTTAATTTTTTTTCATCTAAATATTGTTCCAATGTCTTTGGAACTGCAGGTAGGCTTCTTCTACTGTTTAAGAAACTAAGGAGTTTTTCAAATAAAAAACCAAAGGCAACTACCCCTATCAAAAGGTGTTTGATCGATTCAGCATCCATGGATAAAATTTTTTAAAATTTAGGACAAGGCAACACAGTATCTCTCCTCCTTGGCTTACCTTGGTTTCGGCTTGGAAAAACATAAGAGAGACTGACTTCGTGAGCGCCACCAGATTGAATTCCCAAATTTGAAACAGTATAATCAAAACTATAACCCATATTCAAACCAGAAAGGAGATTGAACCCAACCATCATGACAATGGCATCTCGATTGCTTTGTTGTTCTACAG is drawn from Belliella baltica DSM 15883 and contains these coding sequences:
- a CDS encoding M48 family metallopeptidase → MDAESIKHLLIGVVAFGFLFEKLLSFLNSRRSLPAVPKTLEQYLDEKKLKRAKLYQKANFRFGLISGTFSFVLTILMIYFGVFGWIDSWLSGFVENPIFLSLIYFAVIFIGSDLISIPFDYYHTFRIEEHFGFNKSNRATFFTDKLKGYVLSIVVGGGLLALLLWLIHQIGKGFWWQFWILASIFMVFVNLFYTAWILPIFNKLTPLQSGELKEKLIAYTAKVNFPLENLFVIDGSKRSSKANAFFSGFGKRKKVVLYDTLIEQHTPDEIVAVLAHEVGHYKKKHILIGMLSGVIQVGILLFILSQFIHSQNMSMALGGSEMAFHLNIIGFTMLFSPISMVLGIFMNMISRKHEFEADAYAKETFAGEPLAEALKTLSINSLSNINPHPWYVFVNYSHPPLIERLKKLEG